The genomic segment ATCCGCCCGACGGGCCCGGGCGCACTCCGGGCAGGCTCGGGGGAACCTCGGGGGCGATGCCCCGCGGACCCGCGTCAGCCCCTCCCCCGGCCCACGATCGGCACGGTGGTCCGGCGCTCCGGCTGGTCCTCCGCCGGCCGGGCGACCGCGAGCAGCGCCAGGTCGTCCGTGGAGCGGCCACCGGTGTGCAGCCGGACGTCGTCGGTGAGCGCCGTCAGCAGCTCGTCGGGCCCCGGGAAGATCCGCCCGCGCAGCCGCTGGGCCGGGTCGTAGAACACGCCCGCCCGGTCGCGTGCCTCGGAGAGCCCGTCCGTGTAGGTCAGCAGGGTCGCACCCGGCGGGAGGTCCCACTCGTCCACCTGGTCCGGCCAGGCGCCCAGCGCCATGCCGAGGGGCAGCGCGGGCATGCTCGGCCGCAGCACGTCCAGCGCCCCTCCGGCATGGAGCAGCAACGGTTCGGGGTGGCCCCGGTTGACGATCCGCAAGGTCGCGGCGCCCTCCGGGATCTCGGCGAGCACCGCGGTCACGAACCCCTCCACCGGGTCCAGTCCCCCGCGCCGTGCGGCGTCCCTGGCCAGCGCCCGTTCCAGCCGCTGCGCCACCCCCTCCAGCGACTCCTCCTGCTCGGCCGCCTCCCGGAAGGCGCCGATGATCACCGCCACCGCCTCGACCGCGTCGAGCCCCTTGCCCCGTACGTCGCCGAGCACGAGGCGTACGCCGTACGGGGTGTCCGCGACGGCGAAGAGGTCGCCGCCGACGTACTCGTCCGCCTGCGCCGCCTCGTACCGCGCGGCGACATGGAGCCCGCCGACCCGCTCGGCCGGGACGGGCAGCACCGCACGCATGGCGGTCTCCGCGATGATCCGGGCGGAGGCGAGCTGCTCGTTGCCGCGCCGTACGACTCCGTTGATGACGAGCGCCAGCACGGCCGTGGTGAAGACGGTGAGCGTCTCGATGATCGGGACGATCTGCCCGATGGTGCCCACGTAGACCCGCATCGCGATGACGGCGGAGAGCGAGGCGACACCGATCCGGATGGTGCCGGCCCGGGAGGCGAACGGCGCGGCGATCAGGGGGGCGGCGACGAACAGGGGCACCGCCGTGAAGCGGGGCGGTGAGGCGATGTCGAAGACGAGTCCGCCGGCGATGAGCAGGGCAGGCAGCATCCGTACGAAACGCCGGGCGCCCACACCCCCGGCCATCCAGCCATGCCCGTACAGCGGTTTCCCCACCTCTGCGCTTCTCCTGCCCTGTCCCGCCACGGGTGCGGAACCTACCGCGCCCTGCCCAGGCTGGCCCGAACCGCGCCGCGCGGCGACTCCTCGTCGTCCATAGGGGGGAGCGCACGACTCCCCTTCGAGCGCCCCCACCGCCGGCGTACGCCGGGTGGTCAGGACCGGCGAAGCGATGAGTTCCGCGCCGCGCGGCGACCCCTGCGCGCCGCGCACGGAAACGGCGGAGCGGCTGCCCCGGACGCCCGGGCGCCCGTCCACACGTTCGACCGAACGGCACGGACCGCGCAGGCGTGCGAGACATTTCCTGGATGGACCAGTTCATGCCCGGTACGACAGATCGTTATGCCCAGGGATCGCGTCCGCGCCCGCACGCGGGACCGGGCGGGCGACGAGCCCGCACGCACACGCAGAAACGACTCGGGCCCGGCACGCTGTGCGTGCCGGGCCCGGGCCTTCAGTAGCGGGGACAGGATTTGAACCTGCGACCTCTGGGTTATGAGCCCAGCGAGCTACCGAGCTGCTCCACCCCGCGTCGATGAACACAACTCTACGCCATCCTGAACGGGCTTCTGACCACCCCCGGCGTACCGCCGTCCGGGAAGCCGGCCACACCACCTCCGCCACGTGCGCCGGCAGGAGCGGACCAGCCGCCGGCGGACCGCGGAAAACACCGGCAACCACCCTCTCCGCACAGCCGGTTCGCCCCGCGAAGGCGTGGGCGCGACACCATCGCAAGTGCAGAGCACCACAGTTGGGCCCAAAACATCGCAGTGCAGGGCTCAACGGTGCTTTTGCATCAGGCAGTTGCCACACGTGCGCTTCTGGCCAAGGATATGGCTGCATCCCCCAGAACCGGCGGGCTGCTCGTGAGGACGCGTGCCCCCGAGGTGGCGGTTCCGCCCTGCCCCGGCGTCGGCCACGCGCCCCCGGTCCCGCATCGCAGCCCCTCCTGGAGGACTCCGCCATGACCACCTCTGCCACTCCCGCCCCTTCCGCCCCGTCGGACACATCGCTCGGGGCCCGGGTACGCACCTCGGCGGCGAGCGCGATCATCGGCGGAATCGCCGGGGCCGTGATGAGCGCGGTGGTGGTCTACTTCCTCATCGGCATGCCGGACGGCGCGGGCGCCAACGCCCTGAACAACGCGATATCCGGCCTGATCAGCGGCTTCCTGGCGGGCTTCATCGGACTGATGATCCACCAGAGCAAGGCTGCGTCGGCGACCCGGGCGGCCGCGGCCGAAGCCGCCGCGACGGCCGGCGCGACGGCGGATGCGGCGAGACCGGCGGCTGCCGCCGAGGCAGTCGCCACCGAGGCCGTCACCAGCGAGGCGGTCACCACCAAGGCGGTCACCACCGAGGCGGCCGAGGCCAAGGCCCCGACCGTCGCCTGACCCATCCCGGACCGCGAAGCACCCCGCCCCCGCCCGGCCACACGGCCCGGCGGGGGCGGCGTCACGTCCGGGCCCGTACGGCATACGACGGCAGGGCGGCAGACGACGGACGCCGGAGAACAGGCACCGGAGTACAGGCGCCGGAGGACAGGGCGGCACGCCGCGAACTCCCCGCGTTCCGGGGCCCGTTCGGCGGCGGCCCGGCGCCCCCGGGACTCCGCCTACGCCCGCTGCTCGACGGCGATCTCGTACGCGATCTCCCACCGAACGTCCGGCACCACGATGTCCGCGGTCTCGACCGGGCGGCCGTCGCTGTCGTAGAAGGTGCGCTCCATCTCGGTGATCAGGCCACCGATGCTGATGCCGAGGAGGTTCGCCTGCTCCTGGTTGGCGCGGGCCGGGCGCGGGATCTCGACGGCGCGCACGACGCGGACGCCGATCGACCGCATCCGTTCGACCACGCCGATCCCGGCGTGCGGGCCCATCTCGGGGAGCACGACCGGGGTGTCCCCGGTGATCGCCATCGGCTCCCAGCTCCTGGAGAGCTGGACGGGCAGCCCTTCCATGAGGAACTCGTAGTCGGTGACGACGCAGAGGTCACCGGGCTCGATGTCCAGCCGCTCCGCGATGCGCTCGGGCGCCGGCGTCCGGGCGGCGGACCTCGATTCCCATGTCCCCTCGTGGTCTTGGGCGTTGAGGACGGCACGGTAGGGCGAGGGGCTGTGACTCTCGGGCCGCTTGGTACGGATCATGCGCCCGCGCTCACGCGGCCTGCGGACGTAGGTACCGGACCCGGCACGGCCTTCGAGGATGCCCTCGATGGTGAGCCGCTCCATGGCACGCTGCGCGACGGATGCGCCGACCCCGTACTCCTTGGCGATGCGGGCGCGGCTGGGCAACTTGTCGCCCACGGCCCACTCGCCCGACCGAATGCGGTCACGGAGAGCGTCGGCCACCTGAAGGTAAGGGGTGTCGCGAGGCATATGCACAGCTCCCAGCCGTGGAAGTCGGACATTGACAAAGCTAACCCATCAGGTCGAAGCTGAATGTTCAGCATTACGAACCGTGATGAACTCATCCAGGGGAGAGCCATGCCCTCTGTGCCGCCGCGCGTTGTTGCCCTTGCGGGCATGCTCGCCGCCGCGACCGGCGCCGAGCCGCAGGTGACCGAGACACCCGGCGCGTTCCGGGTCGACGCCCCTCTCCCCTCCCCTCTGAGCAGCGCCATCCACAGCACGATCCTCATGACGCTGGCGCACGGCGACCGCTTCGGCCACGAGGCCGGCGCCGACGGCATCGCCCGGGTGTGGGCCGAGATCGACCACCCCGCTCCGAGACGAAGGAGATCCGACATGCCAGAACCGGCCGGGAGCGCTGCTCCTGGGGACGCGGAGTACCGCACGCTGATCACGCACACCTCGGAGTGCACGGCCTGCCGCTCGGACCGGGCCGAGTGCGAGGTCGCCGTCCGGCTGAGCCGCGCGTGGCGGGCGGCCCGCCGGTGATCCCCCTCATCTGTGTCGACTGCGACCGGACCATCACGGGTCCTGCCGTGATCACGGCGGAGGGCCACTCGGCCTCGGGCGCCCGCCCCGACGCCTACGCCCATCCGCCGGGCTCCCCGGAGTGCCGGCCCCCCGCGCGCAGCCGCGGCCACCGCATCAGGAAGGCGCTCGCGGAGAGCCGGGTCCGGCACTGAACACGGGGCTGAGCACGGCGCTGGACACGGGGCGGATTCAAGTGGCGGCCGGGAGCGACGAGATGGGCGTGCTCGCCCGACGGATCGGCGCCCGCCGCGCACCGGCTGCGGACGAGACGGACGGCACGGAACATCTCGCCGCCCGGTGCCGTGCGGCACTCCCCGGGACCCTTGAGCGGGCCGGAAGAATAAAGGATCATGTCCGCTCGTCGCAGTCGTGGAACGAGGAGGAAGACCAAGTGGGCGAGCGGGAACCCCGAACGAGGCCGGATCTCGAACTCATACCCGCCTACCGGCCGGGCCGCTCCGTGAGCTCCTCCGGGGCGAAGCACGAACGCACGTACAAACTCTCCTCCAACGAGAACCCGTTCCCGCCGCTGCCCGGCGTGGTGGAACGGGCCGTCGCGGCCTCGGCGGGCATCAACCGCTACCCCGACGCGGCGTGCGGGGACCTCGTCCGACAACTCGCCAAGTACCTCGACGTGCCGGAGTCCCACATCGCGACCGGCACCGGCTCGGTGGGCGTCACCCAGCAGCTGCTCCAGGCGACGGCACAGCCCGGGGACGAAGTCCTCTTCGCCTGGCGGTCGTTCGAGGCGTACCCGGTGCTCACGCAGATCGCGGGCGCGGACTCCGTCCGGGTCCCGCTCACCGCGCGGGCCGTGCACGACCTCGACGCGATGGCCGCGGCGATCACCCCGCGCACGAGGCTCGTCTTCGTCTGCAATCCCAACAACCCCACCGGAACCATCGTGCGCCGGGCGGAGTTGGAACGATTCCTGGACCGGGTCCCCTCCGACGTGCT from the Streptomyces sp. NBC_01335 genome contains:
- a CDS encoding PP2C family protein-serine/threonine phosphatase, with translation MAGGVGARRFVRMLPALLIAGGLVFDIASPPRFTAVPLFVAAPLIAAPFASRAGTIRIGVASLSAVIAMRVYVGTIGQIVPIIETLTVFTTAVLALVINGVVRRGNEQLASARIIAETAMRAVLPVPAERVGGLHVAARYEAAQADEYVGGDLFAVADTPYGVRLVLGDVRGKGLDAVEAVAVIIGAFREAAEQEESLEGVAQRLERALARDAARRGGLDPVEGFVTAVLAEIPEGAATLRIVNRGHPEPLLLHAGGALDVLRPSMPALPLGMALGAWPDQVDEWDLPPGATLLTYTDGLSEARDRAGVFYDPAQRLRGRIFPGPDELLTALTDDVRLHTGGRSTDDLALLAVARPAEDQPERRTTVPIVGRGRG
- a CDS encoding GntR family transcriptional regulator, coding for MPRDTPYLQVADALRDRIRSGEWAVGDKLPSRARIAKEYGVGASVAQRAMERLTIEGILEGRAGSGTYVRRPRERGRMIRTKRPESHSPSPYRAVLNAQDHEGTWESRSAARTPAPERIAERLDIEPGDLCVVTDYEFLMEGLPVQLSRSWEPMAITGDTPVVLPEMGPHAGIGVVERMRSIGVRVVRAVEIPRPARANQEQANLLGISIGGLITEMERTFYDSDGRPVETADIVVPDVRWEIAYEIAVEQRA
- the hisC gene encoding histidinol-phosphate transaminase, with protein sequence MGEREPRTRPDLELIPAYRPGRSVSSSGAKHERTYKLSSNENPFPPLPGVVERAVAASAGINRYPDAACGDLVRQLAKYLDVPESHIATGTGSVGVTQQLLQATAQPGDEVLFAWRSFEAYPVLTQIAGADSVRVPLTARAVHDLDAMAAAITPRTRLVFVCNPNNPTGTIVRRAELERFLDRVPSDVLVVLDEAYIEFVRDDDYPDGIEMYRNRPNVCVLRTFSKAFGLAGLRIGFAVAHEPVTEVLRKTAVPFGVTQFAQDAAVASLESVGPMLERVAALVSERDRVTAALTAQGWTVPPSHANFVWLATHERTTAFTRACEDEGILVRAFDGEGVRVSIGEQAANDRFLLAAERFRTETAG